In one Umezawaea sp. Da 62-37 genomic region, the following are encoded:
- a CDS encoding extracellular solute-binding protein, which translates to MAVRPRRTLLAAVVATALAATAACGGGGADSASGGTTLIVKTFSQFGYDELYEEYEASHPGITIKEDNIGKLGDYLPKLQQWMAAGKGAGDVVALEEGILSQFMAKPDQFVNLLDHGAGELEPNFLEWKWKQASTPDGSKLVGLGTDVGAQGMCYRTDLFAKAGLPTDREAVGALWPTWDDYLATGRKFTAAGTGAKFFDTAGGVYQNILMQQGDHTYYDTSNKLVIDTNPGVRKAWDQTIALVDAGLSANIDQYSPQWNAGFKNGAFATIPCPSWMLGTIEKQSGPENKGKWDVARVPGNGAVRGGSFLAVPQQSTHQKEAAELAEFLTSAKGQTAAFKAKNNFPSSPRAIDDPAVRDFTNPYFNDAPVGKIFGDSVKALKPVYLGPDNNPIGDRVGNALTAVQQGKLSPDEAWAKAVDDAKRLVK; encoded by the coding sequence ATGGCTGTTCGACCCAGGCGGACCCTGCTCGCGGCAGTCGTCGCCACGGCGCTGGCGGCCACCGCCGCGTGCGGTGGCGGAGGCGCCGACTCCGCGTCCGGGGGCACGACGCTGATCGTCAAGACCTTCAGCCAGTTCGGCTACGACGAGCTGTACGAGGAGTACGAGGCGTCGCACCCCGGCATCACCATCAAGGAGGACAACATCGGGAAGCTGGGCGACTACCTGCCCAAGCTCCAGCAGTGGATGGCCGCCGGGAAGGGCGCGGGTGACGTGGTCGCGCTGGAGGAGGGCATCCTCTCCCAGTTCATGGCCAAGCCCGACCAGTTCGTGAACCTGCTGGACCACGGGGCGGGCGAGCTGGAGCCGAACTTCCTGGAGTGGAAGTGGAAGCAGGCGTCCACACCGGACGGGTCGAAGCTCGTCGGCCTCGGCACGGACGTCGGCGCGCAGGGCATGTGCTACCGCACCGACCTGTTCGCCAAGGCCGGGCTGCCCACCGACCGCGAGGCCGTCGGCGCGCTGTGGCCCACGTGGGACGACTACCTGGCCACCGGCCGGAAGTTCACCGCAGCGGGCACCGGCGCCAAGTTCTTCGACACCGCGGGCGGCGTCTACCAGAACATCCTGATGCAGCAGGGCGACCACACCTACTACGACACCTCGAACAAGCTGGTCATCGACACCAACCCCGGTGTCAGGAAGGCGTGGGACCAGACCATCGCCCTCGTCGACGCCGGGCTGTCGGCCAACATCGACCAGTACAGCCCGCAGTGGAACGCCGGGTTCAAGAACGGCGCCTTCGCGACGATCCCCTGTCCGTCGTGGATGCTCGGCACGATCGAGAAGCAGTCGGGCCCGGAGAACAAGGGCAAGTGGGACGTGGCAAGGGTTCCCGGCAACGGCGCCGTGCGCGGCGGTTCGTTCCTCGCCGTGCCGCAGCAGAGCACCCACCAGAAGGAGGCCGCCGAACTGGCGGAGTTCCTGACCAGCGCCAAGGGCCAGACCGCGGCGTTCAAGGCCAAGAACAACTTCCCGTCCTCGCCCCGGGCGATCGACGACCCCGCCGTGCGGGACTTCACCAACCCGTACTTCAACGACGCCCCCGTCGGCAAGATCTTCGGCGACAGCGTCAAGGCGCTCAAGCCGGTGTACCTGGGACCGGACAACAACCCCATCGGCGACCGGGTCGGCAACGCGCTGACGGCCGTCCAGCAGGGCAAGCTGTCGCCGGACGAGGCGTGGGCCAAGGCCGTCGACGACGCCAAGCGCCTGGTGAAGTGA
- a CDS encoding hydroxyacid dehydrogenase, producing the protein MPGRPRAALAMWTDSADAVFDADTLRALGEVCDLVPPPVLDDFTTDHARAVLAEVEVLVTGWGCPRLTETVLAGAPRLRAVVHTGGSVRDQVTQACWDRGVEVSSAAAANALPVAEYTVAMILLSGKHVLERARHHHAVRRADDWLRTPRTIGNFGRTIGVLSASTIGRRVVELLRPFDFHVLLHDPYVTPEEAAALGVELVGLPMLFSRSDLVSVHAPLLPETRGLVGRDLIDAMRPGAVLLNTARGAVVDQEALTDAVRENRVRAVLDVTHPEVLPPHHPLWDSPNVLITPHLAGSQGNEWHRLAHAATAEVDRWARGQGFANPVRHELFGRIA; encoded by the coding sequence ATGCCCGGTCGACCCCGTGCGGCCCTCGCCATGTGGACCGACTCGGCCGACGCCGTGTTCGACGCGGACACCCTGCGCGCGCTCGGCGAGGTCTGCGACCTCGTACCACCACCGGTGCTCGACGACTTCACCACCGACCACGCCCGCGCCGTGCTGGCCGAGGTCGAGGTGCTGGTCACCGGGTGGGGCTGCCCCCGCCTCACGGAGACCGTGCTGGCCGGGGCCCCTCGGCTGCGCGCGGTCGTGCACACCGGCGGCTCGGTGCGCGACCAGGTGACGCAGGCGTGCTGGGACCGCGGCGTCGAGGTGTCGTCCGCCGCCGCGGCCAACGCGCTCCCGGTCGCGGAGTACACCGTCGCGATGATCCTGCTGAGCGGCAAGCACGTGCTCGAACGCGCCCGCCACCACCACGCCGTCCGCCGCGCCGACGACTGGCTGCGCACCCCCAGGACCATCGGCAACTTCGGCCGCACGATCGGCGTCCTGTCCGCGTCGACGATCGGCCGCCGGGTCGTGGAACTGCTGCGCCCCTTCGACTTCCACGTCCTGCTGCACGACCCGTACGTCACCCCCGAGGAAGCCGCCGCGCTCGGTGTGGAACTCGTCGGCCTGCCCATGCTGTTCTCCCGCAGCGACCTCGTGAGCGTCCACGCCCCGCTGCTCCCGGAGACCAGGGGCCTGGTCGGCCGCGACCTGATCGACGCCATGCGGCCGGGCGCCGTGCTGCTCAACACCGCCCGCGGCGCCGTGGTCGACCAGGAGGCGCTGACCGACGCCGTCCGCGAGAACCGCGTCCGGGCCGTGCTGGACGTCACCCACCCGGAGGTGCTGCCGCCCCACCACCCGCTGTGGGACAGCCCCAACGTCCTCATCACCCCGCACCTGGCGGGGTCGCAGGGCAACGAGTGGCACCGGTTGGCGCACGCCGCCACCGCGGAGGTCGACAGGTGGGCGCGCGGCCAGGGCTTCGCCAACCCGGTCCGCCACGAGCTGTTCGGTCGGATCGCGTGA
- a CDS encoding DUF2264 domain-containing protein has product MIALPPEDRDLSPHTGYTRAHWEATADGLLAAAWRWASPRGARLDLPGRPSSAGAVSDGLEGYARTFLAAAFRVAGGGDPRDWLSRYAEGLAAGVDRGEEGWPQIHDGGQPMVESASVALGLRLTRPWLWDRLDDGVRDRAEEWLRGALRHRPWPNNWYLFPFTVAGFLESVGRGDAETARARTRALELLETWYRGQGWYSDGDGRAFDHYNGWALHLYPVLDNHLAGVGTSHDHRLREHLESFARLFGGDGAPLHFGRSLTYRFAAASAVGLGAVTGHTPLAPGVSRRLLSGSLRYFLDRGAVDRDGLLTLGWHGPREPVLQPYSGPASPYWASKAFVCLLAPADHPLWTATEETAPSEGPDRVFSVSAPGFLVQSANGVVRLHNHGSDHVGPHDGESAADDDPHYGRFAYSTRTGPGSTAADNHFAVVVDGERSARRRIHPLGADHGDGWGWAASWHRPAFLPGRPAVPGLLVESVTVGVGTAELRVHRVVGAPHGATVEQTGWAAGTSALVPLHGWEAQDEVTTSTAFLDDARVPRLTGLAHGTAVYAALASLTPITERPTARAAGTGIEVDWADGSRTTVAFEPVEVRHVGPDRG; this is encoded by the coding sequence GTGATCGCGCTGCCGCCCGAGGACCGGGACCTGAGCCCGCACACCGGGTACACCCGCGCGCACTGGGAGGCCACCGCAGACGGGCTGCTCGCCGCCGCGTGGCGCTGGGCGAGCCCGCGCGGCGCACGGCTCGACCTGCCGGGGCGGCCCTCGTCCGCCGGGGCCGTGTCCGACGGCCTGGAGGGTTACGCCCGCACGTTCCTCGCCGCCGCGTTCCGGGTCGCGGGCGGCGGAGACCCGCGCGACTGGCTGAGCCGGTACGCGGAAGGGCTGGCCGCCGGCGTGGATCGCGGCGAAGAGGGGTGGCCGCAGATCCACGACGGCGGCCAGCCGATGGTGGAGTCGGCCTCGGTGGCGCTCGGCCTTCGGCTGACCAGGCCGTGGCTGTGGGACCGGCTCGACGACGGTGTGCGCGACCGCGCCGAGGAGTGGTTGCGAGGCGCGCTGCGGCACCGGCCGTGGCCGAACAACTGGTACCTGTTCCCGTTCACCGTGGCCGGTTTCCTGGAGTCGGTCGGCCGCGGCGACGCCGAGACGGCCCGTGCCCGGACGCGCGCGCTGGAACTGTTGGAGACCTGGTACCGAGGCCAGGGCTGGTACAGCGATGGCGACGGCCGCGCGTTCGACCACTACAACGGCTGGGCCCTGCACCTGTACCCCGTGCTGGACAACCACCTCGCGGGCGTGGGCACGTCGCACGACCACCGGCTGCGCGAACACCTGGAGAGCTTCGCCCGGCTGTTCGGCGGCGACGGCGCTCCGCTCCACTTCGGACGGTCGCTGACCTACCGCTTCGCCGCCGCCTCCGCCGTGGGGCTGGGCGCGGTCACCGGCCACACCCCGCTCGCGCCGGGCGTGTCCCGACGGCTGCTCAGCGGCTCGCTGCGCTACTTCCTCGACCGGGGCGCGGTCGACCGGGACGGCCTGCTCACCCTCGGCTGGCACGGTCCGCGCGAACCGGTGCTCCAGCCCTACTCCGGCCCCGCCTCGCCGTACTGGGCGTCCAAGGCGTTCGTGTGCCTGCTCGCGCCCGCCGACCACCCGCTGTGGACCGCGACCGAGGAGACCGCGCCCAGTGAGGGGCCGGACCGGGTGTTCTCCGTGTCCGCGCCCGGTTTCCTGGTCCAGTCCGCGAACGGCGTGGTCCGGCTGCACAACCACGGCAGCGACCACGTCGGCCCGCACGACGGGGAGTCGGCGGCCGACGACGACCCGCACTACGGCAGGTTCGCCTACTCGACGCGCACCGGACCGGGTTCCACCGCGGCGGACAACCACTTCGCCGTCGTGGTCGACGGCGAACGCAGCGCCCGCCGCCGCATCCACCCCCTTGGCGCGGACCACGGCGACGGCTGGGGCTGGGCCGCGTCGTGGCACCGCCCCGCGTTCCTCCCCGGCAGGCCCGCCGTGCCGGGGCTGCTGGTGGAGAGCGTCACCGTCGGCGTCGGAACGGCCGAGCTGCGCGTCCACCGCGTGGTGGGCGCGCCCCACGGCGCGACGGTGGAGCAGACGGGGTGGGCCGCCGGGACGTCCGCGCTGGTGCCGTTGCACGGGTGGGAAGCCCAGGACGAGGTCACGACCTCCACCGCGTTCCTCGACGACGCCCGCGTACCCCGGCTGACCGGGCTGGCGCACGGCACGGCGGTCTACGCGGCCCTGGCCTCGCTCACCCCGATCACCGAGCGCCCGACCGCCCGCGCGGCCGGGACCGGGATCGAGGTCGACTGGGCGGACGGATCGCGGACGACGGTCGCGTTCGAACCCGTGGAGGTCCGGCATGTGGGGCCGGATCGTGGATGA
- a CDS encoding sugar ABC transporter permease: protein MAVTDVRPRPVAPPPRAPIPPLRHGFLSLVDTRWSPYLFIAPFFVIFAIFGLFPLAYTGWVSLHEWDLGGAGAFIGLDNYTTLFGDPDFWNAVVNTLGMLVLATVPQLLLAMVLASLLNQKLRGLTLLRMGVVLPIVTSVAAVGIVFSQIFDRDAGMVNGILGLFDVAPIDWRADKWSSWTAIATMVNWRWTGYNALIYLAAMQSIPRELYEAATVDGASKVRQFRSITVPMIRPSIIFTVIVSTIAGMQLFTEPLIFGQGGYAISGGSLRQFQTLSMYMFEKAFRDFDYGYGSAVAWMIFLLITLLAVVNFLVTRRGN from the coding sequence ATGGCGGTCACCGACGTGCGGCCGCGGCCGGTCGCACCACCTCCTCGCGCCCCGATCCCCCCGCTCCGGCACGGGTTCCTCTCCCTCGTCGACACCAGGTGGTCGCCGTACCTGTTCATCGCGCCGTTCTTCGTGATCTTCGCGATCTTCGGGCTGTTCCCGCTGGCCTACACCGGCTGGGTCTCGCTGCACGAGTGGGACCTCGGCGGCGCGGGCGCGTTCATCGGACTGGACAACTACACCACCCTGTTCGGCGACCCGGACTTCTGGAACGCGGTGGTCAACACCCTGGGCATGCTCGTGCTCGCCACGGTGCCGCAACTGCTGCTCGCGATGGTGCTGGCGAGCCTGCTCAACCAGAAGCTGCGCGGGCTGACGCTGCTGCGGATGGGCGTGGTCCTGCCGATCGTCACGTCGGTGGCCGCCGTGGGCATCGTGTTCAGCCAGATCTTCGACCGCGACGCGGGCATGGTGAACGGGATCCTCGGGCTGTTCGACGTGGCCCCGATCGACTGGCGGGCCGACAAGTGGTCGTCGTGGACCGCGATCGCCACCATGGTCAACTGGCGGTGGACCGGCTACAACGCGCTGATCTACCTGGCCGCGATGCAGTCGATCCCGCGCGAGCTGTACGAGGCCGCGACGGTCGACGGGGCCTCGAAGGTCCGGCAGTTCCGCAGCATCACCGTGCCGATGATCCGGCCCTCGATCATCTTCACGGTGATCGTGTCCACGATCGCGGGCATGCAACTGTTCACCGAGCCGCTGATCTTCGGCCAGGGCGGCTACGCCATCTCCGGCGGCAGCCTGCGCCAGTTCCAGACGCTGTCGATGTACATGTTCGAGAAGGCGTTCCGGGACTTCGACTACGGGTACGGGTCCGCGGTGGCGTGGATGATCTTCCTGCTGATCACGCTGCTCGCGGTCGTCAACTTCCTCGTCACGCGAAGGGGGAACTAG
- a CDS encoding carbohydrate ABC transporter permease, which produces MRRSQPLLHLTLLAAIALSAFPLYWLFVVATRTNDVVGDWPPPLVPGGNLGDNVSRLFSTEDAHFLLGLVNSAFASVTVTMAVVFFSSLAGFAFAKLKFRGRNGLLLVILGTMMIPVQMGIIPLYMIMVELGWQNRMQAVIVPSLVSAFGVFLMRQYAERAIPDELIEAAKVDGCSTFRIFWTIVLPALRPGAAVLGLFTFMGTWNEFLWPLAVLESDNPTVQFSLSQLSTTYYTDYTLMFAGALVATVPLLLVFIAFGRQIIGGIMEGAVKA; this is translated from the coding sequence GTGCGCAGGTCCCAACCGCTGCTCCACCTCACCCTGCTCGCGGCGATCGCGCTGTCGGCGTTCCCGCTCTACTGGCTGTTCGTGGTGGCCACCAGGACGAACGACGTCGTCGGCGACTGGCCGCCGCCCCTGGTGCCCGGCGGGAACCTCGGCGACAACGTGTCGCGGCTGTTCTCGACCGAGGACGCGCACTTCCTGCTGGGCCTGGTGAACTCGGCGTTCGCGTCGGTCACCGTGACGATGGCGGTGGTGTTCTTCAGCTCCCTGGCCGGTTTCGCGTTCGCCAAGCTGAAGTTCCGCGGCCGCAACGGCCTGCTGCTGGTCATCCTGGGCACCATGATGATCCCCGTGCAGATGGGCATCATCCCGCTGTACATGATCATGGTGGAACTGGGCTGGCAGAACAGGATGCAGGCGGTCATCGTGCCGTCCCTGGTGTCCGCGTTCGGGGTGTTCCTGATGCGCCAGTACGCCGAGCGGGCCATCCCGGACGAGCTGATCGAGGCCGCGAAGGTCGACGGCTGCTCGACGTTCCGGATCTTCTGGACCATCGTGCTGCCCGCCCTGCGACCGGGCGCGGCGGTGCTCGGCCTGTTCACGTTCATGGGGACGTGGAACGAGTTCCTGTGGCCGCTGGCCGTGCTGGAGTCGGACAACCCGACGGTGCAGTTCTCGCTGAGCCAGCTCTCCACGACCTACTACACCGACTACACGCTGATGTTCGCCGGGGCGCTGGTCGCCACGGTCCCCCTGCTGCTGGTGTTCATCGCGTTCGGCAGGCAGATCATCGGCGGCATCATGGAAGGCGCGGTCAAGGCGTGA
- a CDS encoding substrate-binding domain-containing protein yields the protein MREPTDVRRRRILGVVGARGPVRVTDLAAELEVSVVTVRRDVEELAQAGQVRRGHGVVRPVAPVDPKAAPPASGEGAVALVVPERHTYLYEAVHGAREVLEEAGLRVALHIAPQVVGAERPIVDRILADGARGLLIAPRWRSAEAEEADYAWLARAGVPTVLVERRPRRGSALHAVDSVCSDHWYGAQLAVEHLLSLGHRRILLAARDDSPTARALRAAFAGIVEARPEVEDWGVVLSAPDAGPGPGAEPVADFAEQVRDRGITGVLLHGDVEALMLVQNLVEHGIRVPEDCSVVAYDDVVAGLGSPPLTAVAPPKAEVGRVAAELLLRRLAGGTGTRRVELSPELTVRGSTMSV from the coding sequence ATGCGAGAGCCCACTGATGTCCGACGCAGGCGGATCCTCGGCGTCGTGGGGGCGCGCGGCCCGGTCCGGGTGACCGATCTGGCCGCCGAGCTGGAGGTCTCGGTCGTCACGGTGCGCCGCGACGTCGAGGAACTCGCCCAGGCGGGGCAGGTCCGGCGCGGGCACGGCGTCGTGCGCCCGGTGGCGCCCGTCGATCCCAAGGCGGCGCCGCCTGCCTCGGGGGAGGGCGCCGTGGCGCTGGTGGTCCCCGAGCGGCACACCTACCTGTACGAGGCGGTGCACGGCGCGCGGGAGGTGCTGGAGGAGGCCGGACTGCGGGTGGCGCTGCACATCGCGCCGCAGGTCGTGGGAGCCGAGCGGCCGATCGTGGACCGGATCCTGGCGGACGGCGCGCGGGGTCTGCTCATCGCCCCGCGCTGGCGGTCGGCGGAGGCGGAGGAGGCGGACTACGCCTGGCTGGCGCGGGCGGGGGTGCCGACGGTGCTGGTGGAACGGCGGCCGCGGCGGGGGAGCGCGCTGCACGCGGTGGACTCGGTGTGCTCGGACCACTGGTACGGCGCGCAACTGGCCGTGGAGCACCTGTTGTCGTTGGGCCACCGGCGGATCCTGCTGGCCGCGCGGGACGACAGCCCGACGGCGCGGGCGCTGCGGGCGGCGTTCGCGGGGATCGTGGAGGCGCGGCCGGAGGTCGAGGACTGGGGAGTGGTGCTCAGCGCGCCGGACGCCGGGCCGGGTCCCGGCGCGGAGCCGGTGGCCGACTTCGCGGAGCAGGTGCGCGATCGGGGGATCACCGGTGTGCTGCTGCACGGCGACGTGGAAGCGCTGATGCTGGTCCAGAACCTGGTCGAGCACGGGATCCGGGTGCCGGAGGACTGCTCGGTCGTGGCGTACGACGACGTGGTGGCCGGGCTGGGCAGCCCGCCGCTGACCGCCGTCGCCCCGCCGAAGGCCGAGGTCGGCCGGGTGGCGGCCGAGTTGCTGCTGCGCCGGTTGGCGGGCGGCACGGGCACGCGGCGGGTGGAGCTGTCACCGGAGCTGACGGTGCGCGGCTCGACAATGAGTGTTTGA
- a CDS encoding GH1 family beta-glucosidase has product MKPGFVWGAATSSYQIEGAVTEDGRGPSIWDTFAATPGKVDNGDTGEVAADHYHRYREDVALMADLGLGAYRFSVAWPRVQPLGSGAVDQRGLDFYRGLVDSLLEHGIEPWPTLYHWDLPQPLEDAGGWPERDTALRFADYAAVVHDALADRVTHWTTLNEPWCSAFLGYATGRHAPGRREPAAAVRAAHHLLLGHGLATRAMGGAGVGITLNLTHVSPREDSEADLDAARRIDGMQNRLFLDPLLRGSYPADVLADLDGTTSFDHVLPGDLETIAHPLAFLGVNYYSPALVAGGVEDRPSAYVGSPRVEFPDGGRPRTSIGWEIDADGLLGLLLRLRDDYRAVPLHITENGAAFDDAPHDTARIAYLADHLRACGEAIDLGVPLEGYFAWSLLDNFEWSFGYAQRFGLVHVDYATQRRTPKDSARWYADVIARGGPLGSLQRADDHTWERS; this is encoded by the coding sequence GTGAAGCCGGGATTCGTTTGGGGGGCGGCCACGTCCTCGTACCAGATCGAGGGCGCGGTCACCGAGGACGGCCGCGGCCCGTCCATCTGGGACACCTTCGCCGCCACCCCCGGCAAGGTGGACAACGGCGACACCGGCGAGGTCGCCGCCGACCACTACCACCGCTACCGCGAGGACGTGGCCCTGATGGCCGACCTCGGCCTTGGCGCGTACCGGTTCTCGGTCGCCTGGCCCAGGGTGCAGCCGCTCGGTTCCGGCGCGGTGGACCAGCGCGGCCTCGACTTCTACCGCGGGCTGGTGGACTCCCTGCTGGAGCACGGGATCGAGCCGTGGCCGACGCTCTACCACTGGGACCTGCCGCAGCCGCTGGAGGACGCGGGCGGCTGGCCGGAGCGCGACACCGCCCTGCGGTTCGCCGACTACGCCGCCGTCGTGCACGACGCCCTCGCCGACCGGGTCACCCACTGGACCACGCTCAACGAGCCGTGGTGCTCGGCGTTCCTCGGCTACGCCACCGGACGGCACGCCCCCGGCCGCCGCGAGCCCGCCGCGGCCGTGCGCGCCGCCCACCACCTGCTGCTGGGCCACGGCCTGGCCACGCGGGCGATGGGCGGTGCGGGGGTGGGCATCACGCTCAACCTCACCCACGTGTCACCGCGGGAGGACTCGGAGGCCGACCTGGACGCGGCCCGCCGGATCGACGGGATGCAGAACCGGCTCTTCCTGGACCCGCTGCTGCGCGGCTCCTACCCCGCCGACGTCCTGGCCGACCTGGACGGCACCACGTCGTTCGACCACGTCCTGCCGGGCGACCTGGAGACCATCGCCCACCCGCTCGCCTTCCTCGGCGTCAACTACTACTCCCCCGCGCTGGTCGCGGGCGGTGTCGAGGACCGGCCGTCGGCCTACGTCGGCTCGCCGCGCGTGGAGTTCCCCGACGGCGGGCGGCCGCGGACGTCCATCGGGTGGGAGATCGACGCGGACGGGCTGCTCGGGCTCCTGCTCCGGCTGCGCGACGACTACCGGGCGGTGCCGCTCCACATCACCGAGAACGGGGCCGCGTTCGACGACGCGCCGCACGACACGGCCAGGATCGCCTACCTCGCCGACCACCTGCGGGCGTGCGGCGAGGCGATCGACCTCGGCGTCCCCCTCGAGGGCTACTTCGCCTGGTCGCTGCTGGACAACTTCGAGTGGTCCTTCGGCTACGCGCAGCGCTTCGGGCTGGTGCACGTCGACTACGCCACGCAGCGCCGCACGCCCAAGGACAGCGCACGCTGGTACGCGGACGTGATCGCCCGCGGCGGGCCGCTTGGTAGTCTCCAGCGAGCAGACGACCACACGTGGGAGCGGTCCTGA
- a CDS encoding LacI family DNA-binding transcriptional regulator — MSSRPPTLDEVAQRAGVSTGTASRVINNAQHVSKKAKQAVERAVEELGYVPNVAGRSLASQRRGAVVLAISSDDPALFANLFFAEVITGVNAVIEETDLQLMLVLAASERGRDRLARILQARSADGVMLLALRENDPLSKLADESGVPVVHGGRSLDRTPQWYVDADNRGGARQAVEHLIGIGRQRIATITGQLDLHVGANRYLGYREALALAGLGDARVAHGDFGEASGVAGMNRLLDEHPDLDAVFVASDAMAAGALTVLRDRGRAVPEDIAVVGFNDVVTAQHTQPRLTTVHQPIEALGREMTRMLVRLINGEQPTPLILPTELVIRDSA; from the coding sequence ATGAGCAGCCGGCCGCCGACCCTCGACGAGGTGGCGCAGCGCGCGGGCGTGTCCACGGGAACCGCGTCCCGCGTCATCAACAACGCCCAGCACGTCAGCAAGAAGGCCAAGCAGGCGGTGGAGCGGGCCGTCGAGGAGCTCGGCTACGTCCCGAACGTGGCGGGCCGGTCGCTGGCCAGCCAACGGCGGGGCGCGGTCGTGCTCGCGATCTCCAGCGACGACCCCGCGCTGTTCGCGAACCTGTTCTTCGCCGAGGTGATCACCGGCGTCAACGCCGTCATCGAGGAGACCGACCTCCAGCTGATGCTGGTGCTCGCCGCCTCCGAACGCGGCCGCGACCGGCTCGCGCGGATACTCCAGGCCCGCAGCGCGGACGGCGTGATGCTGCTGGCCCTGCGGGAGAACGACCCGCTGTCCAAGCTGGCCGACGAGAGCGGCGTGCCCGTGGTGCACGGCGGGCGGTCGCTCGACCGGACGCCCCAGTGGTACGTGGACGCGGACAACCGCGGCGGAGCCCGGCAGGCGGTGGAGCACCTGATCGGCATCGGCAGGCAGCGGATCGCCACCATCACCGGCCAGCTCGACCTGCACGTGGGCGCGAACCGCTACCTCGGCTACCGCGAGGCGCTGGCGCTGGCGGGGCTGGGCGACGCGCGGGTGGCGCACGGCGACTTCGGCGAGGCCAGCGGCGTGGCGGGCATGAACCGGCTGCTCGACGAGCACCCGGACCTGGACGCCGTGTTCGTCGCGTCCGACGCGATGGCCGCCGGGGCGCTGACCGTGCTGCGCGACCGGGGCAGGGCCGTGCCCGAGGACATCGCGGTCGTGGGGTTCAACGACGTCGTGACGGCGCAGCACACCCAGCCGCGCCTCACCACGGTGCACCAGCCGATAGAGGCACTGGGACGCGAGATGACCCGGATGCTGGTGCGGCTGATCAACGGCGAACAGCCGACCCCGCTGATCCTGCCCACGGAACTGGTCATCCGCGACTCGGCCTGA